Proteins from a single region of Polyangiaceae bacterium:
- a CDS encoding DUF58 domain-containing protein: MARARSNHPDLPQPALERTPPKTRLGRVLRWFRPPRKLKLTREGKYFIGITFGVGFAAINTGNNLLYLLLGMLLSLIVVSGVMSELSLRHLTVVRRLPPRAQVGRPHLVEIEVYNHKQRVPSYAIEIEDLRAGQPADKRCFFLKISPRSAQVAAYRRTPARRGRDHHIGFRVATRFPFGLFEKSRELRADGDLIIYPAVDAVQLPPDQPGRRSGDEGSLGRGHGDELLGVRGMRDGDDPRDIYWRKSTVPGHPVLRERARETRRDVDYQIDSIHPGDQPEDPWSDRFERRIRDVASKSVAHLKRGDTVTILTSAGERARANSSAGADPLLRFLALLQATPEPHAKTDPSELKPRAATLAPLSEAS, from the coding sequence GTGGCGCGCGCACGCAGCAATCACCCCGACCTTCCACAACCCGCCCTCGAGCGAACGCCCCCAAAAACACGCCTCGGGCGCGTGCTGCGCTGGTTCCGTCCGCCCCGCAAGCTGAAGCTGACTCGCGAGGGCAAGTACTTCATCGGCATCACCTTCGGCGTGGGCTTCGCCGCCATCAACACGGGGAACAACCTACTCTACTTGCTGCTGGGCATGCTCCTGTCGCTCATCGTCGTGTCTGGCGTGATGAGTGAACTGAGCCTGCGTCATCTGACCGTGGTCCGCCGCCTCCCTCCGCGCGCGCAAGTCGGCAGGCCGCATCTCGTCGAGATCGAGGTCTACAATCACAAGCAACGCGTCCCCTCCTACGCGATCGAGATCGAAGACCTACGCGCTGGACAACCCGCCGACAAGCGCTGCTTCTTCTTGAAGATCAGCCCGCGCTCCGCTCAGGTCGCCGCCTACCGCCGCACGCCTGCGCGCCGCGGCCGTGATCATCACATCGGCTTCCGCGTTGCCACCCGATTTCCCTTCGGCCTGTTCGAAAAATCCCGCGAACTCCGCGCCGACGGCGACCTGATCATCTATCCCGCGGTCGACGCCGTCCAGCTTCCCCCGGATCAGCCAGGCAGACGATCCGGCGACGAAGGCAGCCTCGGCCGAGGACATGGCGACGAACTTCTGGGCGTACGCGGGATGCGCGACGGCGACGATCCCCGCGACATCTACTGGCGCAAGAGCACCGTACCGGGGCACCCCGTCCTTCGCGAGCGGGCGCGAGAAACACGGCGCGACGTCGACTACCAAATCGACTCCATCCACCCCGGCGACCAGCCCGAAGACCCTTGGTCCGATCGCTTCGAGCGTCGCATCCGCGACGTGGCGTCGAAGAGCGTCGCGCACCTCAAGCGCGGGGACACCGTGACGATTCTCACGTCAGCTGGCGAACGCGCTCGCGCAAACAGCTCGGCAGGCGCGGACCCACTGCTGCGCTTCCTGGCACTGCTGCAGGCAACCCCAGAACCCCACGCGAAGACGGACCCGTCCGAACTCAAGCCGCGGGCGGCCACGCTTGCACCCCTGTCCGAGGCGTCGTGA